A genome region from Acidimicrobiales bacterium includes the following:
- the murF gene encoding UDP-N-acetylmuramoyl-tripeptide--D-alanyl-D-alanine ligase has translation MTVLRVIEVAAGLAAFSLAALRWLRVAQREHYLPGSVLRFALRWWGLGPLPVALFLAGVAATALGGAVAPLPLVGALVAAAGPLGLGLRGRTSPLAFTRRLRALAALSALLALAVTALGLLAGWAGAAIAACAVALAAPLFVDGAGALLAPFEERAATRYVRQAERRLGEVRPRVVAITGSYGKTTTKGYVAHLLSGHFQVLASPRSYNNRAGLARTVNDLLAPGTEVFVAEMGTYGPGELKALCRWLTPEVSMITAIGPVHLERFGTLEAILEAKAEITEPARASVLNLDDPLLAKLAGRLQREGRKVIGCSATRSDVDVAVLREGEHLSLYRAGVHFGSAPVPPQAATMALSNLACAVAAALEVGVAPEELPGRLAGLPVAENRLQAREGAGGATILDDTFNSNPAGTALALGALVATGAARRVVVTPGMVELGASQREENTRFGRAAAEAATDVVVVSRTNRSALLAGIAEARSAGAEVRVEVVRHRDDAVAFVRGALGEGDAVLYENDLPDHYP, from the coding sequence ATGACGGTGCTGCGGGTGATCGAGGTCGCCGCCGGCCTCGCCGCTTTCTCGCTCGCCGCGCTCCGCTGGCTGCGGGTCGCGCAGCGCGAGCACTACCTCCCCGGCTCGGTGCTGCGCTTCGCGCTCCGCTGGTGGGGGCTCGGACCCCTCCCCGTGGCGCTGTTCCTGGCCGGGGTCGCGGCGACCGCCCTCGGCGGGGCGGTCGCGCCGCTCCCCCTCGTCGGCGCGCTCGTCGCCGCGGCGGGGCCGCTCGGCCTTGGCCTCCGGGGGCGCACCTCGCCGCTCGCCTTCACCCGTCGGCTGCGGGCGCTCGCCGCGCTGAGCGCGCTGCTCGCGCTGGCGGTCACCGCGCTTGGCCTGCTCGCGGGGTGGGCGGGGGCGGCGATCGCCGCCTGCGCGGTGGCGCTCGCCGCCCCGCTGTTCGTCGACGGGGCGGGCGCGCTGCTCGCGCCGTTCGAGGAGCGGGCGGCCACCCGCTACGTCCGCCAGGCGGAGCGGCGCCTCGGCGAGGTGCGGCCGCGCGTCGTCGCGATCACCGGCTCGTACGGCAAGACGACGACCAAGGGCTACGTCGCGCACCTGCTCTCGGGGCATTTCCAGGTCCTCGCCAGCCCCCGCAGCTACAACAACCGCGCCGGCCTCGCGCGCACGGTCAACGACCTGTTGGCGCCGGGGACCGAGGTCTTCGTGGCCGAGATGGGCACCTACGGACCGGGCGAGCTGAAGGCCCTCTGCCGCTGGCTCACGCCGGAAGTCTCGATGATCACCGCGATCGGCCCTGTCCACCTCGAGCGCTTCGGCACCCTGGAGGCGATCCTCGAGGCCAAGGCCGAGATCACCGAGCCGGCGCGCGCGAGCGTGCTGAACCTCGACGACCCCCTGCTCGCGAAGCTCGCCGGCCGCCTGCAGCGGGAGGGGCGGAAGGTCATCGGCTGCTCGGCGACGCGCAGCGACGTCGACGTCGCGGTGCTGCGCGAGGGCGAGCACCTCTCGCTGTATCGCGCCGGGGTGCACTTCGGGAGCGCGCCGGTGCCGCCACAGGCCGCGACGATGGCGCTCAGCAACCTCGCCTGCGCGGTCGCCGCCGCGCTCGAGGTGGGTGTCGCCCCCGAGGAACTCCCCGGGCGCCTCGCCGGCCTCCCCGTCGCCGAGAACCGCCTGCAGGCCCGCGAGGGCGCCGGCGGCGCGACGATCCTCGACGACACCTTCAACTCCAACCCCGCGGGGACCGCGCTCGCCCTCGGCGCGCTCGTCGCGACCGGCGCCGCGCGGCGCGTCGTCGTCACGCCGGGGATGGTCGAGCTCGGCGCGAGCCAACGCGAGGAGAACACGCGCTTCGGTCGCGCCGCCGCGGAGGCGGCGACCGACGTCGTCGTCGTCAGCCGCACCAACCGCAGCGCGCTGCTGGCGGGGATCGCCGAGGCGCGCTCCGCCGGTGCCGAGGTGCGCGTCGAGGTGGTGCGCCACCGCGACGACGCGGTCGCGTTCGTGCGCGGGGCGCTCGGCGAGGGTGACGCCGTCCTCTACGAGAACGACCTCCCCGACCACTACCCGTAG
- a CDS encoding alpha/beta hydrolase, giving the protein MLTSFAGATLFGERYGDDEPTVLALHGWQRSHTDFAAMFAEVAGRGMGGVAVDLPGFGATPPPPAPWGSAEYAAALAPLVAELGRPVVVLGHSFGGRIALHLAAAAPAQVRGLVLTGVPQLGEPAAGPRPPAAYRALRALRRARLVGERRLDVARERYGSTDYRAASGVLRPVLVRVLAERYDEQLRAIGVPTELVWGEHDTAAPPASARRAVELLADGRLTVLPGVGHLVPIEAPAALAAALERLG; this is encoded by the coding sequence GTGCTGACCTCCTTCGCCGGGGCGACGCTGTTCGGCGAGCGCTACGGCGACGACGAGCCGACGGTGCTCGCGCTGCACGGCTGGCAGCGCAGCCACACGGACTTCGCGGCGATGTTCGCCGAGGTCGCGGGGCGCGGCATGGGCGGCGTCGCGGTCGACCTCCCCGGCTTCGGCGCGACGCCCCCGCCGCCCGCGCCCTGGGGCTCGGCGGAGTACGCCGCGGCGCTCGCCCCGCTGGTCGCCGAGCTCGGTCGGCCGGTCGTCGTGCTCGGCCACTCCTTCGGTGGGCGCATCGCGCTGCACCTCGCCGCCGCGGCGCCCGCCCAGGTGCGGGGGCTGGTGCTCACCGGGGTGCCGCAGCTCGGGGAGCCCGCCGCTGGGCCCCGCCCGCCGGCCGCCTACCGCGCGCTGCGGGCGCTGCGTCGGGCCCGCCTCGTCGGCGAGCGCCGCCTCGACGTGGCGCGCGAGCGCTACGGCTCGACCGACTACCGCGCCGCCAGCGGGGTGCTGCGCCCGGTCCTCGTGCGGGTGCTCGCGGAGCGCTACGACGAGCAGCTGCGCGCGATCGGCGTCCCCACAGAGCTCGTCTGGGGGGAGCACGACACGGCCGCGCCCCCCGCCTCGGCGCGGCGCGCCGTCGAGCTGCTCGCCGACGGGCGCCTCACCGTGCTCCCCGGCGTCGGCCACCTCGTCCCGATCGAGGCACCGGCGGCGCTCGCCGCCGCGTTGGAGCGCCTCGGATGA